A stretch of Clostridium formicaceticum DNA encodes these proteins:
- a CDS encoding AzlD domain-containing protein, with protein sequence MSIKMILIILGAGLATYCTRFPLMIISGKGEISPKLTKFMSFIAPAVLTSLIVPAIFIKEGNIDISFNNKYIIASVITILSAHISKNMLVTVITGICTVGILMYIL encoded by the coding sequence GTGAGCATTAAAATGATATTAATCATACTGGGTGCCGGGCTTGCCACATATTGCACACGTTTCCCCTTAATGATTATTTCCGGCAAAGGAGAAATCTCTCCGAAATTGACGAAATTCATGAGCTTTATTGCCCCTGCAGTATTGACCTCTTTAATTGTTCCAGCTATTTTTATCAAAGAAGGCAATATTGATATTTCCTTTAATAATAAGTATATCATCGCTTCAGTGATTACAATTTTATCAGCACATATTTCAAAAAACATGCTGGTGACGGTTATAACCGGTATCTGTACTGTTGGAATACTTATGTATATTTTATAA
- a CDS encoding AzlC family ABC transporter permease yields the protein MKTEQKIKELMKGFMDTIPLGISTSIYGVVYGVMASKAGLSIFETIAMSAFVFAGAAQMTAVQMVAIGSNPLSVIITVLIINLRHFLLAASISPYLKHESNKMKMINSFFMTDESYAVTYSHFQTGRASGHYFLGSGLNIYVFWGSAGITGYFFGNIISSQLNYIFDFAFVAAFIGMIVPMIKDFPTVVTVVASAVVSITGSQLLPGKWYIIIAGILASLTGYLASELPMKDVKEDLMKGGADCEH from the coding sequence ATGAAAACGGAACAAAAAATTAAAGAATTGATGAAAGGTTTTATGGATACGATTCCTCTAGGGATAAGTACTTCTATTTATGGAGTCGTTTATGGGGTGATGGCATCTAAAGCTGGACTTTCAATATTTGAGACGATAGCCATGTCTGCATTTGTTTTTGCAGGAGCTGCCCAGATGACTGCTGTACAGATGGTGGCAATTGGGAGTAACCCGTTGTCGGTAATAATAACTGTCCTTATCATTAACCTGAGACATTTTTTGCTGGCAGCCTCCATATCACCCTATCTAAAACATGAATCCAACAAGATGAAAATGATCAATTCTTTTTTTATGACAGATGAAAGCTATGCTGTAACATACAGCCATTTCCAGACCGGCAGAGCTAGTGGTCATTATTTCCTTGGAAGCGGTTTGAACATTTATGTATTCTGGGGATCGGCGGGGATTACCGGCTACTTTTTTGGTAACATCATTTCAAGTCAGCTGAATTATATTTTTGATTTCGCTTTTGTGGCTGCATTTATAGGTATGATTGTACCTATGATAAAAGATTTTCCAACTGTTGTTACAGTAGTAGCTTCAGCCGTTGTTTCCATCACCGGAAGCCAATTGCTCCCCGGTAAGTGGTATATAATCATCGCGGGAATATTAGCAAGCTTGACAGGATATCTAGCATCTGAGTTACCGATGAAAGATGTAAAAGAGGATTTGATGAAGGGAGGTGCTGATTGTGAGCATTAA
- a CDS encoding PLP-dependent aminotransferase family protein, with product MPVNSFENYPMTWKPNKDQLTTPLYLSIANLLEYDIINGYLAPNTKLPPQRELADYLDINLSTITRAFKICELKGLIYAKTGKGTFVAPNAGTTITIVDSEVEKNYIEMGLIKPFDQFNLLVVETAKSILAKGYLEKLLDYSHPLGTPYHKMSAGKWLKKYNMDADIENIAITSGAQNSVTLTLISLFHSGDKIAVDMYTYPNFIALANMLNIQLIPIKGDPLGMKPEELDAQCKLNNIQGIYLTPSCNNPTAILMNMERRQEIASVIKKNNLILIEDDIYAFLAPQNYLPITCFAPEQSIYISSVSKSLCSGMRVAFMFYPKKYSSNIIRGIYNINVKTSALNIEIIAEIINTGMADKIVEEKISIAKERNEIYKKYFQIENPNENPISFFRWLPLRQKFNANQFEKNALAQGIKIYHSNRFLVGNYEEKQFLRVSLSSMADSNELEKGLDILKNILLEPKDKSNINSLII from the coding sequence ATGCCAGTAAATTCTTTTGAAAATTACCCAATGACCTGGAAGCCTAATAAAGACCAGCTTACAACGCCACTATACCTTTCTATTGCAAATTTATTAGAATACGATATTATCAATGGTTATCTTGCCCCCAACACAAAACTACCACCTCAGCGAGAGCTGGCAGATTATCTGGACATCAACCTTAGCACTATAACAAGGGCATTTAAAATTTGCGAATTAAAGGGATTAATTTATGCTAAAACTGGGAAAGGAACTTTTGTTGCACCAAATGCAGGTACAACAATTACAATCGTTGATAGTGAAGTAGAAAAAAACTACATAGAAATGGGACTTATTAAACCTTTTGATCAGTTTAACCTTCTTGTCGTAGAAACAGCAAAAAGCATTTTGGCTAAAGGATATTTGGAAAAGTTGTTAGACTATAGCCACCCTTTAGGCACCCCCTACCATAAAATGTCTGCTGGAAAATGGTTGAAAAAATACAATATGGATGCAGATATTGAAAACATCGCCATCACCTCTGGTGCTCAGAACTCCGTCACTCTGACCTTAATTTCTCTTTTTCACTCCGGAGATAAGATTGCGGTTGACATGTATACCTATCCCAATTTTATCGCATTAGCCAATATGCTAAATATTCAATTGATTCCTATAAAGGGAGACCCCCTTGGAATGAAACCTGAGGAGCTAGATGCACAGTGTAAATTAAATAACATACAAGGTATCTACCTGACACCTTCTTGCAATAATCCAACGGCAATTTTAATGAATATGGAACGTAGACAGGAAATTGCAAGCGTTATAAAAAAGAATAACCTTATCTTAATAGAGGACGACATTTATGCTTTTCTTGCTCCACAAAATTATCTTCCTATCACTTGTTTTGCACCTGAACAATCTATTTATATCAGCAGTGTCTCAAAGTCTTTGTGTTCAGGAATGCGAGTAGCCTTTATGTTCTACCCTAAAAAATATTCGTCAAACATCATCCGTGGAATTTATAATATAAATGTAAAAACCTCTGCACTAAATATAGAGATTATTGCAGAAATAATTAATACTGGAATGGCGGACAAAATAGTTGAAGAGAAGATATCCATTGCAAAAGAAAGAAACGAAATTTATAAAAAATATTTTCAAATTGAAAACCCAAATGAAAATCCCATCAGTTTTTTTCGCTGGCTTCCGTTGCGTCAAAAATTTAATGCAAATCAATTTGAAAAAAACGCTTTAGCACAGGGCATTAAGATTTATCATTCAAATCGCTTTTTAGTTGGAAATTATGAGGAAAAACAATTTTTACGTGTATCTCTTTCCTCTATGGCTGATTCTAATGAATTAGAAAAGGGATTAGACATATTAAAAAATATCTTGCTTGAACCAAAGGATAAATCAAATATAAATTCATTGATCATATAG
- a CDS encoding stalk domain-containing protein has product MIKSKLIKTLTLGICFTALSSNMVLANGGVQPSILPSDMIEIDLNQVIDMKRLPVDLLDTSVSDLRQEPREISGEMIQKQKEIDRYLFKDHVKEIEKKGFAVTYTGAFDDYVEIGITPYNEESAQYLYGIFGKDQVKIVEGQQASILPIEIDAIDIGVIHVSESTLELKSQRIKEDSGVKIQVNGEFLQLDVEPFIENDRTLIPLRGVMEKLGAKVEWYPEESTVKIYAEDIRIELVIGEDTAKITKNIDGELKEERIKLGVKAKIVGGRTFIPGRFVTETLGAKVDWDNSSRVMMIESSNISDIDSEGLPIAEGKFETKGSYVIKDDKVVFDFELMSHYTEPKELQFGSGQQFEIVIVNEEDEEVYRYSDDKFFTLALIFKNINPGEAIKWQDEWDMTNKEGEKLTSGKYQAKINVLVIEEEKKEKIEKSQLTTIIDFSL; this is encoded by the coding sequence ATGATAAAATCAAAACTTATAAAGACGCTTACTTTAGGTATATGTTTTACGGCATTGTCATCTAACATGGTTTTAGCCAATGGAGGAGTACAGCCGTCAATATTGCCATCTGATATGATTGAAATTGATTTAAATCAGGTAATAGATATGAAGAGATTGCCGGTAGATTTACTAGATACTTCAGTATCAGATTTAAGGCAGGAACCAAGGGAAATCAGTGGAGAAATGATCCAAAAGCAAAAAGAGATAGATAGATATCTTTTTAAAGATCATGTTAAAGAAATCGAAAAGAAGGGTTTTGCCGTTACATATACAGGAGCATTTGATGATTATGTTGAAATAGGCATAACGCCTTATAATGAAGAAAGTGCCCAATATTTATATGGCATATTTGGCAAAGATCAGGTTAAGATTGTTGAAGGCCAGCAAGCGTCTATATTGCCAATAGAGATAGATGCTATAGACATAGGTGTTATTCATGTTAGTGAATCAACCCTTGAACTTAAAAGTCAAAGGATAAAAGAAGATAGTGGCGTAAAAATTCAAGTAAATGGTGAATTTTTACAATTAGATGTAGAGCCATTTATTGAAAATGATCGTACATTAATACCTCTACGGGGGGTTATGGAAAAATTAGGTGCTAAAGTTGAATGGTATCCAGAAGAAAGTACTGTGAAAATTTATGCGGAAGATATAAGAATTGAATTAGTAATTGGTGAGGATACTGCAAAAATAACCAAAAATATTGATGGAGAATTAAAAGAGGAAAGGATAAAACTAGGAGTTAAAGCAAAAATTGTGGGGGGACGCACTTTTATTCCAGGTCGTTTTGTTACTGAAACATTAGGAGCTAAAGTGGATTGGGATAATTCTTCAAGGGTGATGATGATCGAAAGTAGTAATATAAGCGATATTGATTCAGAAGGTCTACCTATTGCAGAAGGAAAGTTTGAGACGAAAGGAAGCTATGTAATCAAAGATGACAAGGTAGTGTTTGATTTCGAATTAATGAGCCACTATACTGAACCAAAGGAGCTTCAATTTGGTTCTGGACAACAGTTCGAAATAGTGATTGTTAATGAGGAAGATGAAGAAGTATACAGATACTCAGATGACAAATTCTTTACACTAGCACTTATATTTAAAAACATTAACCCAGGTGAAGCTATAAAATGGCAAGATGAATGGGATATGACCAATAAAGAAGGAGAAAAATTAACATCAGGAAAATATCAGGCTAAAATTAATGTACTTGTTATAGAAGAAGAAAAGAAGGAAAAAATTGAAAAGAGTCAATTAACAACGATAATAGATTTTAGTCTATAA
- a CDS encoding SAM-dependent methyltransferase: MSKYLNTEFLKENMMGPNAVKLLEELLQGLQFNPNMRVLDLGCGKGLTSIYLAEKFNVNVFAMDLWISASENFQRFQKIGMDHKIIPIHADALCPPFADEYFDAVISVDSYHYFGRDAQYLDAHLAPLVKKGGMIALAFPGLKKELDTLPVEMALSWTAEDIETMHSCPWWQKLLQQSKMLEIISITEMNCFEECWNDWLSCENQYAILDRPAMDAGAGKYMNFISVICKRI; this comes from the coding sequence ATGAGTAAATATTTAAATACTGAATTTTTAAAAGAAAACATGATGGGCCCTAATGCTGTAAAGTTGTTGGAAGAACTCCTCCAAGGTTTACAATTCAATCCCAACATGCGGGTATTGGATCTTGGTTGCGGTAAAGGGTTAACTTCAATTTATCTTGCAGAGAAATTCAATGTCAATGTCTTTGCGATGGATTTATGGATTTCAGCTTCTGAGAACTTTCAACGATTTCAAAAAATCGGTATGGATCATAAAATCATCCCTATTCATGCAGATGCATTGTGTCCTCCCTTCGCAGATGAATACTTTGACGCTGTGATTAGCGTAGATTCCTATCACTACTTTGGTCGTGATGCGCAATATCTTGATGCACATTTAGCCCCTCTTGTTAAAAAAGGGGGCATGATTGCCCTAGCCTTCCCAGGACTAAAAAAAGAACTGGATACATTGCCTGTCGAAATGGCGCTGTCCTGGACAGCCGAAGATATAGAGACAATGCATAGCTGTCCATGGTGGCAGAAACTTTTACAACAGTCTAAAATGCTTGAAATCATCTCTATCACAGAAATGAATTGCTTTGAAGAATGTTGGAATGACTGGTTGTCATGTGAAAACCAGTATGCTATTTTAGACCGCCCTGCTATGGATGCTGGAGCAGGCAAATATATGAACTTTATCTCAGTCATATGTAAACGCATATAA
- a CDS encoding ATP phosphoribosyltransferase regulatory subunit, with translation MLVNGTKEWFAQDAFTFLAARNMVEQELIQLGYDFFYSGILSKKSIYEQNIPILGESFRDIIFELGNGKESTIISPEGTFRVYEYLDRSGLLDRREGKVFYSQEFLRNETEDSVRQGKTISFWQIGYEIFGLSEKELSLTALLTLINCLSLFDIDRMKVRIADKRILGGIVSDLPQKEIRSIYSLIDTCQEDGEEFYSRYIKMGGNKEIALKIYTLFSKSNSNELSFEVLHEITGNHISNTGISYLKDIYRNVIKQNKNFRVEIVPYIAKTWDAYTTLLFDAWIDDYMYAIAGGGNLSTFYGEKDILKCGAGIGLTRIVEYMIKHCKLIHNKMKLEQISN, from the coding sequence ATGCTTGTAAATGGAACAAAAGAGTGGTTTGCTCAAGATGCCTTTACTTTTCTTGCGGCACGGAATATGGTTGAACAGGAACTAATACAATTAGGCTATGATTTTTTTTATAGTGGTATCTTATCGAAAAAATCAATATACGAACAAAACATACCTATATTAGGAGAGTCTTTTAGAGACATTATCTTTGAATTAGGCAACGGGAAAGAAAGTACCATTATTTCTCCTGAAGGTACTTTTAGAGTTTATGAATACTTGGATAGGTCTGGATTGCTTGATAGGAGGGAAGGGAAGGTTTTTTATTCTCAGGAATTTTTAAGAAATGAGACAGAAGACAGCGTAAGGCAGGGAAAAACAATATCCTTCTGGCAAATTGGCTATGAGATTTTTGGTTTGTCTGAAAAAGAGCTTAGTTTAACTGCTCTTTTAACACTAATTAACTGCTTATCTCTTTTTGATATCGACAGGATGAAAGTTAGAATAGCAGATAAAAGAATACTGGGAGGGATCGTATCCGATTTACCACAAAAAGAAATCCGTAGCATTTATTCTCTAATAGATACTTGTCAGGAAGATGGGGAGGAATTTTATAGTAGATATATCAAAATGGGCGGAAATAAAGAAATTGCTTTAAAAATATACACATTATTTTCCAAAAGCAACTCAAATGAGTTGTCCTTTGAGGTTTTGCATGAGATTACAGGAAATCATATTTCCAATACTGGAATTAGCTATTTGAAAGATATTTACAGAAATGTTATAAAACAAAATAAAAACTTTAGAGTAGAAATTGTGCCTTATATTGCTAAAACATGGGATGCCTACACAACATTATTGTTTGATGCTTGGATAGATGACTATATGTATGCAATTGCCGGTGGCGGAAATTTAAGCACTTTTTATGGGGAAAAGGATATCCTTAAGTGCGGTGCAGGTATTGGTTTAACTAGAATTGTGGAGTATATGATTAAACATTGTAAGTTGATTCATAATAAAATGAAATTAGAGCAAATAAGTAATTAA